A stretch of Phragmites australis chromosome 12, lpPhrAust1.1, whole genome shotgun sequence DNA encodes these proteins:
- the LOC133887493 gene encoding protein NRT1/ PTR FAMILY 1.2-like produces the protein MEGDREEQRQAHVLGNKGGLRLFPVIIANEISERIVSASVTANLIIYLTTKYHLGVASSAIIIFAYQAASNFLPFCGAIVSDALLGRYLMITLTLFFCTIGTTLLCLTSVIPSLTPRDCVPRQVCTSPTALQLLVLCASLGFMSLGASGVRPCCLPFAEDQIAHWDAAKKDRALRGLFSWYYVSVGFSQIVSVTVLVYFQDKMGWNVGFTVSAAMMALSTLLNLAASPFYVKVKPQKSIWVSLLQVVVVAVKNRHLVVPVANHGVQFHSLAGSSQLVPSEKMRFLNRACMVRTQAGSSTSNEEAHNTNSWNTCTVEQVEDLKSFLSVMPMWSAMVMSFLVQSSSFGVLQATTMDRRIGTTRFQIPAGSISIFEIIIFTVWSGCYDPYILPLLRMITGRQRLLTLKQRMGIGVFLAVASMAVASAVEARRRVAAARQGAPRMSALWLAPQYLLGGLSGAFGAIAQIEFYYAMLPKSMGSLVLALLFFGAGVASVISTVIVKLVNVVSSSGGAAPWISDDLNRGRYDSYYLLLAVLGAVDLVYLVVCAYVFDETTKNMSLETGGDVEAEEMVEVRG, from the exons ATGGAGGGTGATCGCGAGGAACAACGGCAAGCTCATGTCTTGGGGAATAAAGGTGGTCTGCGACTATTTCCAGTCATTATTG CCAACGAAATATCTGAACGGATCGTGAGCGCATCAGTTACCGCAAATCTTATCATCTACCTCACAACAAAGTATCACCTCGGTGTTGCAAGCAGTGCAATCATCATTTTTGCGTATCAAGCGGCCTCAAATTTCTTGCCGTTCTGTGGGGCCATTGTTTCTGATGCACTGTTGGGCCGCTACCTAATGATCACACTCACACTATTCTTCTGCACAATT GGAACTACCCTTCTGTGCTTGACATCAGTGATCCCAAGCTTGACACCCCGGGACTGCGTTCCACGCCAAGTCTGCACTTCACCAACTGCCCTACAGTTACTTGTGCTATGTGCCTCCCTTGGTTTCATGTCACTCGGAGCGAGTGGCGTCCGCCCTTGCTGCCTGCCCTTCGCCGAAGATCAGATTGCGCACTGGGATGCCGCAAAGAAGGACCGAGCGCTTCGGGGATTGTTCAGCTGGTACTATGTCTCCGTGGGCTTCTCGCAGATCGTATCCGTGACTGTCCTTGTGTACTTCCAAGACAAGATGGGTTGGAATGTCGGGTTCACGGTTTCGGCAGCCATGATGGCGTTGTCCACACTCCTGAACTTGGCGGCATCGCCCTTCTACGTGAAGGTGAAACCTCAGAAGAGCATTTGGGTTAGCTTATTGCAAGTGGTCGTTGTGGCTGTCAAGAACCGTCACCTTGTGGTGCCAGTGGCAAATCATGGTGTTCAGTTTCACAGCTTGGCAGGTTCATCACAGTTGGTCCCATCAGAAAAAATGAG GTTCCTGAACAGAGCTTGCATGGTGAGGACCCAAGCAGGTAGTAGTACAAGCAATGAAGAAGCTCACAACACAAACTCGTGGAACACCTGCACAGTGGAGCAAGTAGAGGACCTCAAGTCTTTTCTAAGCGTCATGCCTATGTGGTCAGCCATGGTGATGTCCTTCCTGGTGCAAAGCTCATCCTTCGGTGTGCTGCAGGCGACCACCATGGACCGTCGCATCGGCACAACGAGATTCCAGATACCGGCAGGCTCCATCTCAATCTTCGAAATCATCATATTCACCGTGTGGTCAGGGTGCTACGACCCGTACATCCTCCCGTTGCTCAGAATGATCACGGGGCGGCAGCGCTTGCTCACCCTCAAGCAGCGCATGGGCATCGGCGTGTTCCTGGCTGTCGCGTCCATGGCAGTGGCGTCGGCGGTGGAGGCTCGCAGGAGGGTGGCCGCGGCGAGGCAAGGAGCCCCGCGGATGTCCGCACTGTGGCTAGCGCCCCAGTACCTGCTCGGGGGGCTCTCGGGCGCGTTCGGCGCCATCGCGCAGATCGAATTCTACTACGCGATGCTCCCCAAGTCCATGGGTAGCCTTGTGCTGGCGCTGCTCTTCTTTGGGGCCGGCGTCGCGAGCGTCATATCGACGGTGATCGTCAAGCTTGTGAACGTGGTCTCCAGCAGCGGTGGGGCGGCACCGTGGATCTCGGACGACCTCAACCGGGGCCGCTACGACAGTTACTACCTATTGCTCGCGGTTCTTGGCGCCGTCGACCTGGTCTACTTAGTCGTTTGCGCTTACGTTTTCGATGAGACGACGAAGAACATGTCGTTGGAAactggtggtgatgtggaagcGGAAGAGATGGTAGAGGTTCGAGGCTAG